One part of the Chryseobacterium sp. 7 genome encodes these proteins:
- a CDS encoding rhomboid family intramembrane serine protease: MFNNIPPITRNIIIINVIVYLVANFLLPNLYNTLSGFYPFSPNFKSWQIITHMFMHAPLNESGGIMHILFNMFTLFSFGPILEQMLGDKKYLILYFASGLGSFFLFNLWNFVEAQQIISGLQSLGLNASEIYPKAALDYVGSMKISATTVEGQELSSQYYALLKTPMLGASGAIFGVIAAFATLYPDAKIGIMFIPVPIKVKYLLPIIVVVSIYLGISGNGGGVAHLAHVGGALVGWLLARIWKKHLYRFN; this comes from the coding sequence ATGTTTAACAATATACCACCGATTACAAGGAATATCATTATCATCAATGTTATTGTTTATTTGGTCGCTAATTTCCTGCTTCCGAATTTATACAATACACTTTCGGGGTTTTATCCTTTCTCTCCAAATTTTAAATCTTGGCAGATCATTACCCACATGTTTATGCATGCCCCGCTTAACGAAAGTGGAGGGATCATGCATATTTTGTTTAATATGTTCACGTTGTTTAGCTTCGGTCCTATTCTGGAGCAGATGCTGGGAGATAAAAAGTATCTGATATTATATTTTGCGAGTGGTTTAGGTTCCTTTTTTCTTTTCAATCTCTGGAACTTTGTGGAAGCACAGCAAATCATTTCCGGGCTGCAAAGCTTAGGTTTAAATGCATCAGAAATCTATCCTAAAGCAGCTCTTGATTATGTGGGAAGTATGAAGATCAGTGCTACCACAGTTGAAGGGCAGGAATTATCCAGCCAGTATTACGCATTATTAAAAACACCTATGCTTGGGGCTTCCGGAGCTATCTTCGGAGTAATAGCCGCATTTGCAACACTATATCCGGATGCTAAAATCGGAATTATGTTTATTCCCGTTCCCATAAAAGTAAAATACCTGCTGCCCATCATTGTGGTAGTTTCTATTTATCTTGGTATTTCCGGAAACGGAGGCGGTGTTGCCCATCTTGCCCACGTAGGGGGAGCATTGGTCGGTTGGCTGCTGGCAAGGATTTGGAAAAAGCATTTGTACAGATTCAATTAA
- a CDS encoding endonuclease/exonuclease/phosphatase family protein, whose amino-acid sequence MKIFRLILFILHLGILFLLLGTLLNAYVPPKIFPWFNLLSLGFPVLIILYVILTIFWVISWKKRAFVFMFIGLAFINPVKRWVNYSSPKPAESEIKVLTFNTRANKVRGEALGDYLKSQNADVILLQEDPGESYQFAGYQKFNSHFGLVVLTKHKIISQKVIEPNDENIWTPGIMADIEINGKVYRFVDVYLHPFRFEKKMVELNGDTDTNEQKVKDIVKRLIPTFKKHQEQVGLISEAVKNSPYPVILTGDFNSVPNSYEYYHLSEGLEDAFLTAGKGSSTSFHDYKFPIRIDYIFSSPSLKAISYKVDRSVSISDHYPVIAKFSMENK is encoded by the coding sequence GTGAAAATCTTCCGACTCATCCTGTTTATCCTGCATCTTGGAATTCTTTTTCTGTTGCTTGGTACATTACTGAACGCTTACGTTCCGCCTAAGATTTTTCCTTGGTTTAACCTGCTTTCTTTGGGTTTTCCGGTGCTTATCATATTGTATGTCATTCTAACGATATTCTGGGTAATCAGTTGGAAGAAAAGAGCTTTTGTATTCATGTTTATAGGGTTGGCCTTTATCAATCCGGTGAAAAGATGGGTGAATTATTCTTCTCCTAAGCCAGCAGAGTCTGAGATAAAGGTGCTAACTTTTAATACAAGGGCTAATAAGGTAAGAGGTGAAGCACTCGGGGATTATCTGAAGTCTCAGAATGCGGATGTAATTCTTTTACAGGAAGATCCCGGAGAATCCTATCAATTTGCAGGATATCAAAAATTTAACTCACATTTCGGTTTGGTTGTTTTAACGAAACATAAAATTATCAGCCAAAAAGTTATAGAACCTAATGATGAGAATATATGGACTCCTGGTATAATGGCTGATATAGAAATCAATGGAAAAGTATATCGGTTTGTTGATGTTTATCTTCATCCGTTCCGTTTTGAAAAAAAAATGGTGGAGCTTAACGGAGATACAGATACCAATGAACAAAAGGTAAAAGATATTGTAAAAAGGCTTATTCCCACCTTTAAAAAACATCAGGAACAGGTGGGTCTGATTAGTGAAGCGGTTAAAAACTCACCTTATCCCGTTATTCTTACCGGGGATTTCAATTCTGTGCCTAATTCTTATGAATATTATCATTTGTCTGAAGGGCTTGAAGATGCATTTTTAACAGCAGGAAAAGGAAGTTCCACCAGTTTTCATGATTATAAATTCCCCATTAGAATCGATTATATTTTTTCTTCCCCATCATTAAAGGCAATATCTTATAAAGTTGACCGTTCTGTAAGTATTTCAGATCATTATCCTGTCATTGCAAAGTTCTCTATGGAGAATAAATAA
- a CDS encoding endonuclease/exonuclease/phosphatase family protein: MKSNQILLFIHIAVAVLLLCTLGNAWIPPNILGNLNLLSLGFPYLILSHVILTVIWIIKKQKIAIAFALGTLIFYNPIRRWINFSPKTENAKTIRDIKVLTFNVKYGEYGWDKVKNYIKQQDADIILVQEKDTNRAIKRDLIKYPSVILKTKHKIVRQAELIDEKARGNSFYADIDINGKVIRIINVYLEPFRLDKSMFTKLEGLGLGNVSTLLSHMTPTFQAHEDQVKRIRKMVDLSPYPVILAGDFNSVPNSYEYYNLGKDLQDAFLVAGKGSASSFHDYKVPLRIDYIFTSKSIIPLSYKVDQSVKLSDHYPVIAEFLLN; encoded by the coding sequence ATGAAGTCGAATCAGATACTGCTATTTATACATATCGCTGTTGCAGTGTTGCTGCTATGCACACTGGGGAATGCGTGGATTCCGCCTAATATTTTGGGCAATCTTAACCTTCTTTCCCTGGGTTTCCCGTATCTGATATTGTCTCATGTTATCCTGACGGTCATCTGGATTATTAAAAAACAAAAGATAGCCATCGCATTTGCACTGGGTACACTTATTTTCTATAATCCCATCAGAAGATGGATCAACTTTTCACCCAAAACAGAAAATGCAAAAACAATACGTGATATTAAAGTATTGACATTCAATGTGAAATATGGAGAGTATGGTTGGGATAAAGTGAAAAACTATATCAAACAGCAGGATGCTGATATTATTCTTGTCCAGGAAAAAGATACTAACCGTGCTATAAAACGTGATCTTATAAAATATCCTTCGGTTATTCTGAAAACAAAGCATAAAATTGTAAGACAGGCAGAACTGATTGATGAAAAAGCACGTGGGAATTCTTTCTATGCTGATATTGACATCAATGGAAAAGTAATCCGGATTATCAATGTTTATCTTGAACCATTCAGGCTTGATAAATCTATGTTTACCAAACTGGAAGGGTTGGGATTAGGGAATGTTTCCACATTGCTATCTCATATGACTCCTACTTTCCAGGCACATGAAGATCAGGTGAAGAGAATCAGAAAAATGGTAGATTTATCACCTTATCCGGTTATTTTAGCAGGAGATTTTAATTCTGTTCCCAATTCCTATGAGTATTATAATCTTGGAAAAGACCTTCAGGATGCCTTTTTGGTGGCAGGAAAGGGTAGCGCAAGCAGTTTTCATGATTATAAGGTGCCTTTGAGAATTGATTATATCTTTACTTCGAAATCCATTATTCCCTTAAGCTATAAGGTGGATCAGTCTGTGAAATTATCGGATCATTATCCTGTAATTGCAGAATTTCTGCTAAATTAG
- a CDS encoding GH3 auxin-responsive promoter family protein, with protein sequence MATKALFNTVVNWFIRQRIDQIQNFMDHPIETQKGILFSQLFHAEDTEYGKLYGFNSISSYQDFKNKVPIVTYEEMEPYIEKARQGYKDVSWPGLIKHFAKSSGTTNAKSKFIPISAESLEYCHMKAGKDMVSIYANNHPENQLFNYKNLRLGGSSELYADFNTKFGDLSAILIDNLPFWVEITTTPSKKVSLMGEWESKLKAITSEVKNEDVGSILGVPSWMMVLLQRVLKETNIGSISELWPNLEVFFHGGISFKPYREQFRQIIGKNINYYEIYNASEGFFGIQDRSDSDEMLLMLDYGIFYEFIPMDQFHFSNPKVVSLEDVEVGKNYAMVITTNGGLWRYLIGDTVVFTSTNPFRIKITGRTKHYINAFGEELMITNVESALSKACELTGAQITDFTGAPVFMKGNEGGAHEWIFEFSQHPDNLDSFIDAFDKHLKTINSDYEAKRYNNITLKRPIVHIAKSNLFYHWLEGKGKLGGQNKVPRLSNDREYIDPLLEMNK encoded by the coding sequence ATGGCAACCAAAGCACTTTTCAACACCGTAGTTAACTGGTTTATCCGTCAAAGGATAGATCAGATACAGAATTTCATGGATCATCCTATTGAAACACAGAAAGGTATACTCTTTTCTCAGCTGTTTCATGCGGAGGATACGGAATATGGTAAGCTATACGGATTCAATTCTATATCAAGTTATCAGGATTTTAAAAACAAGGTTCCTATTGTTACGTACGAAGAAATGGAGCCTTATATTGAAAAGGCGAGGCAGGGATATAAAGATGTAAGCTGGCCCGGTCTTATTAAACATTTTGCCAAATCATCGGGAACTACCAATGCCAAGAGCAAATTTATCCCGATCTCTGCAGAAAGCCTTGAATACTGCCACATGAAGGCAGGAAAGGACATGGTTTCCATTTACGCCAATAATCATCCCGAAAACCAGCTTTTTAATTATAAGAATTTACGTTTAGGAGGAAGCTCAGAGCTATATGCAGACTTCAATACAAAATTCGGAGATTTATCTGCTATTCTGATAGACAATCTTCCGTTTTGGGTAGAAATTACCACCACTCCAAGCAAGAAGGTTTCTTTGATGGGAGAATGGGAAAGCAAACTAAAAGCAATCACCTCTGAAGTAAAAAATGAAGATGTGGGAAGTATCCTCGGCGTACCAAGCTGGATGATGGTTCTTCTGCAAAGAGTATTGAAGGAAACTAACATCGGTAGTATTTCAGAGCTGTGGCCTAATTTGGAGGTGTTTTTTCACGGTGGAATCAGCTTTAAGCCCTACAGGGAACAATTCAGGCAGATCATCGGAAAAAACATCAATTACTACGAAATTTACAATGCTTCCGAAGGCTTCTTCGGTATACAGGACAGATCAGACAGTGATGAAATGCTTCTTATGCTGGATTACGGTATTTTCTATGAATTCATTCCTATGGATCAGTTCCATTTTTCAAATCCGAAAGTAGTAAGCCTGGAAGATGTGGAAGTGGGAAAAAATTATGCAATGGTAATTACCACCAATGGCGGCCTTTGGAGATACCTGATTGGAGATACGGTTGTCTTTACATCTACCAACCCGTTCAGAATAAAAATAACAGGAAGAACAAAACATTATATCAATGCCTTTGGGGAAGAACTGATGATTACCAATGTGGAATCTGCTCTTTCAAAAGCCTGCGAATTAACAGGAGCACAAATCACGGATTTCACAGGAGCACCTGTTTTCATGAAAGGAAATGAAGGCGGTGCCCATGAATGGATCTTTGAATTCAGCCAGCATCCGGATAATCTGGACAGCTTTATTGATGCTTTTGATAAGCATTTAAAGACCATCAACTCAGACTACGAAGCAAAGAGATACAATAATATAACACTTAAGAGACCTATTGTCCATATTGCTAAAAGCAATCTGTTCTATCATTGGCTGGAAGGTAAAGGAAAGCTTGGCGGGCAAAATAAAGTCCCTAGATTAAGCAATGACAGAGAATACATTGATCCATTGCTAGAGATGAATAAATAA
- a CDS encoding BrxA/BrxB family bacilliredoxin: protein MYPTDLVMPMKAELTDKGFQDLTTPAQVEDALKQSGTTLLVINSVCGCAAGAARPGVVYSLTGDKKPDHLTTVFAGFDTEAVVEARKHLAPFPPSSPCVALFKDGELVHMLERHHIEGNPAGAIAANLQAAYDEYC from the coding sequence ATGTATCCAACAGATTTGGTAATGCCTATGAAGGCAGAACTTACAGATAAAGGCTTCCAGGATTTAACAACTCCGGCTCAGGTAGAAGATGCTTTGAAGCAGTCCGGAACTACATTATTGGTCATCAATTCTGTATGCGGTTGTGCTGCAGGAGCTGCAAGACCAGGAGTAGTATACTCTTTAACAGGAGATAAAAAGCCTGATCATTTAACAACTGTATTTGCAGGATTTGATACTGAGGCCGTAGTAGAAGCAAGAAAACACCTTGCTCCATTCCCTCCAAGTTCTCCATGTGTAGCGCTTTTCAAAGACGGTGAATTAGTTCACATGCTGGAAAGACACCACATCGAAGGAAACCCTGCGGGAGCTATTGCAGCAAACCTTCAGGCCGCATACGATGAGTATTGCTAG
- a CDS encoding GatB/YqeY domain-containing protein, protein MSLENTISEAIKTAMREKDRVALDSLRAVKSQILLLKTEARGAEVSAEQEIAILQRMIKQRKDSFEQFTAQGRQDLAEVEEAQSKVIEKFLPQQLSAEELETEIKNIIAETGAESIKDLGKVMGAASKALAGKSDGKSISEMAKKLLS, encoded by the coding sequence ATGAGTTTAGAAAATACAATAAGCGAAGCTATAAAAACAGCCATGAGAGAAAAAGACAGAGTAGCTCTGGATTCTCTTCGTGCTGTAAAATCTCAGATTCTTCTTTTAAAAACAGAAGCAAGAGGTGCTGAAGTTTCTGCAGAGCAGGAAATTGCCATTCTGCAGAGAATGATCAAGCAGCGTAAAGATTCTTTTGAGCAGTTCACCGCTCAGGGCAGACAGGATCTTGCAGAAGTAGAAGAAGCTCAAAGTAAAGTCATTGAGAAATTTTTACCCCAACAGCTTTCTGCTGAAGAATTAGAAACAGAAATTAAAAATATTATTGCTGAAACCGGAGCTGAGTCTATCAAAGATTTAGGGAAGGTAATGGGAGCAGCCTCCAAAGCATTAGCCGGAAAATCTGACGGGAAAAGTATTTCCGAGATGGCTAAAAAGCTCCTTTCATAA
- the ftsZ gene encoding cell division protein FtsZ → MENIGTQGFSFDLPKGNSSIIKVIGVGGGGNNALKHMYEKGIHGVDFVICNTDAQTLDNNPVANKVQLGTTITEGLGAGADPEVGEKSAIESIEDIKAAMGQNTKMVFITAGMGGGTGTGAAPVIAKVAKDMGILTVGIVTVPFSFEGKRRLEQAENGLDKLRNNVDSLIVINNDKLRQQFGNLGFKQGFSKADEVLTNAAKGMAEVITGYFDVNIDFRDAKSVLQNSGTALMSTGTASGENKAEEAVRKALDSPLLNDNKITGAKNVLLLIRSGAEEVTMDEIGIIMDHIQKEAGNTADIIFGVGADEELGDAVSVLVIATGFSNDNKKFAGPTEKIRISLNDSFEAQKNSPFKTREERESAPETTHDFGGKNLFRLDDEDHDTPFNATPTEKKMIIEEEQPRTEIKFFDKEEDTVNTPEQNWRNEEEEQEYSLFSIDEEHEDPNDLEIQSFSFDFEHKKDEPQSGTTFNNSFSEEKPVEFSFFVNEPVRNEPNTDFGQPKAEFNTPANAAVAEPAQKIETFYQKQEEPKAETKPAFENKTEIEAPKTEESEFTFVNKTMDQERVIERRNKLKEFNSRYQSFDSTSEFESIPAFKRKNISIDGNNASDQNINTYLSDNNGSMQIRENRFLNKDVD, encoded by the coding sequence ATGGAAAATATAGGTACACAAGGATTTTCATTTGATTTACCAAAAGGAAATTCATCCATTATAAAAGTAATCGGTGTAGGGGGCGGTGGAAACAACGCTCTGAAGCACATGTACGAGAAAGGAATTCACGGAGTAGATTTCGTGATTTGTAATACAGATGCTCAAACTCTAGATAACAACCCTGTTGCCAATAAAGTACAATTGGGAACTACCATTACCGAAGGTCTTGGGGCAGGAGCTGATCCTGAAGTAGGAGAAAAATCAGCCATCGAAAGTATTGAAGATATCAAAGCTGCTATGGGCCAAAACACCAAAATGGTGTTTATCACTGCCGGAATGGGTGGTGGTACAGGTACCGGAGCCGCTCCAGTCATTGCTAAAGTAGCAAAAGACATGGGAATTCTTACCGTTGGTATTGTTACCGTTCCTTTCAGTTTTGAAGGAAAAAGAAGGTTGGAACAGGCAGAAAACGGTCTTGATAAACTAAGAAATAATGTTGACTCCCTTATTGTCATCAATAATGATAAGCTAAGACAGCAGTTCGGAAACCTTGGATTTAAGCAGGGATTCTCAAAAGCCGATGAAGTGTTAACCAATGCCGCGAAAGGTATGGCAGAAGTTATTACAGGTTACTTTGATGTAAACATTGACTTTAGAGATGCTAAATCTGTACTTCAGAACTCTGGGACAGCATTGATGTCTACAGGAACAGCTTCCGGTGAAAATAAAGCCGAAGAAGCAGTAAGAAAAGCCCTTGATTCCCCATTATTGAATGATAATAAGATCACTGGTGCTAAAAACGTTCTGTTATTGATCAGAAGTGGTGCTGAAGAAGTTACCATGGACGAGATTGGTATCATCATGGATCACATTCAGAAAGAAGCAGGAAACACTGCAGATATTATCTTTGGGGTAGGTGCAGATGAAGAATTAGGAGATGCTGTAAGCGTTCTTGTTATTGCTACAGGATTCTCAAACGATAATAAGAAATTCGCAGGACCTACAGAGAAAATCAGAATCAGCCTTAACGATAGTTTTGAAGCTCAGAAAAACTCTCCTTTCAAAACAAGAGAAGAAAGAGAGTCAGCTCCTGAAACAACACATGATTTTGGCGGAAAAAACCTTTTCAGATTAGATGACGAAGACCACGACACTCCGTTCAACGCGACGCCTACTGAAAAAAAAATGATTATTGAAGAAGAGCAGCCAAGAACTGAAATAAAATTCTTTGATAAAGAAGAAGATACAGTAAATACTCCTGAACAGAATTGGAGAAACGAAGAAGAAGAGCAGGAATACAGCTTGTTTTCTATTGATGAAGAGCATGAAGATCCGAACGATCTTGAAATCCAGTCTTTCTCATTTGATTTTGAACATAAAAAAGATGAGCCACAGTCCGGAACTACCTTCAACAACTCTTTTTCTGAAGAAAAACCTGTTGAATTCAGCTTCTTTGTAAACGAGCCTGTAAGAAATGAGCCCAATACAGATTTCGGACAGCCAAAAGCAGAGTTCAATACCCCTGCCAATGCTGCTGTAGCAGAGCCTGCTCAGAAGATAGAAACATTCTACCAGAAACAGGAAGAACCAAAAGCAGAGACAAAACCTGCATTTGAAAACAAAACAGAAATTGAAGCTCCAAAAACGGAAGAATCAGAATTCACATTCGTGAATAAAACGATGGACCAGGAAAGAGTAATTGAAAGAAGAAATAAATTAAAAGAATTCAACTCACGCTACCAAAGCTTTGACAGCACAAGCGAGTTTGAATCTATTCCTGCTTTCAAAAGAAAAAATATCTCGATTGACGGAAACAATGCTTCAGATCAGAACATCAACACTTATCTGTCTGACAACAACGGATCTATGCAGATCAGAGAAAACAGATTTTTAAATAAAGACGTAGACTAA